One region of Thermovenabulum gondwanense genomic DNA includes:
- a CDS encoding DUF6391 domain-containing protein, translating to MPFILMLLLIFFFFPYLILPFLIFFIIGSLFLLPYVLIFNSFYNVITIPWQIIKIAADKRVRKNHSLEHATVNVLEERYGRNLRIGGLAYSNGFTLSGPDLPPPYEILDAAREGLLRMRRGEINLALHPRCGTSIAAANFLFSLAFVIVLIFYKHFNLLNILVAFLLANILAKPFGIMLQKFFTTHPDVEDVEILDIYGQGLGYPFEFFLNPNRTYFIKTADVKRGFRLFL from the coding sequence ATGCCCTTTATATTAATGCTTTTATTAATATTTTTTTTCTTCCCGTATTTGATACTCCCCTTTCTAATATTTTTTATAATAGGTTCATTATTTTTACTGCCTTATGTCTTAATTTTCAACTCTTTTTATAATGTTATAACAATCCCCTGGCAGATAATAAAAATTGCCGCGGATAAAAGGGTAAGAAAAAATCACAGCTTAGAGCATGCCACCGTAAATGTGCTGGAGGAAAGATATGGACGAAATTTAAGAATAGGCGGACTTGCTTATTCTAATGGTTTTACCCTATCGGGGCCTGACCTTCCTCCTCCTTACGAAATTTTAGATGCAGCCCGGGAAGGGCTTTTAAGGATGAGACGGGGAGAAATAAATTTAGCTCTACACCCGCGATGCGGAACTTCCATTGCTGCAGCCAATTTTTTATTTTCTCTTGCTTTTGTTATTGTATTAATCTTTTATAAACACTTTAATTTATTAAATATATTAGTAGCTTTTCTTTTAGCAAATATTCTGGCAAAACCTTTTGGAATCATGCTCCAAAAGTTTTTCACCACTCATCCCGATGTAGAGGATGTGGAAATTCTTGATATATACGGACAAGGGCTTGGCTATCCTTTTGAATTCTTTTTAAACCCTAACAGGACTTATTTTATAAAAACCGCCGATGTAAAAAGGGGCTTTAGATTATTTTTATAA
- the sfsA gene encoding DNA/RNA nuclease SfsA — MKIEGEKIEAIFVKRLNRFEAQVLLNQKEITAHVPNSGRLKELLIPGAEVILLESKNKNRKHKYDLVFVKKDLYLISVDSSIPSKLAVEEIKRGALAPFFKEYKNLKTEVKFKDSRFDIGLGNSERIDYYLEVKGVTLVKNAVAFFPDAPTVRGTKHLKHLIEAKKEGYAAGVLFIVQREDAVIFCPNWETDKAFSEELTRARNAGVDIFAFNCEVGVDDIKIKGKIKVLL, encoded by the coding sequence ATGAAAATAGAGGGCGAAAAAATTGAAGCTATTTTTGTAAAAAGGCTGAATCGATTTGAGGCGCAAGTTTTATTAAACCAAAAAGAGATTACCGCTCACGTTCCAAATAGCGGGAGGCTAAAAGAGCTGTTAATACCCGGAGCGGAAGTAATACTGCTTGAATCAAAAAATAAAAATAGGAAGCATAAATATGATTTAGTATTTGTCAAAAAGGATTTATATTTAATTTCCGTTGATTCCTCAATTCCATCAAAACTTGCCGTTGAAGAAATAAAACGGGGAGCTCTTGCTCCCTTTTTTAAAGAATATAAAAATTTAAAAACAGAAGTCAAATTTAAAGATAGCCGTTTTGATATAGGGCTGGGTAATTCCGAACGCATAGATTATTATTTGGAAGTTAAAGGGGTAACCCTTGTAAAGAATGCGGTAGCTTTTTTCCCGGATGCACCGACAGTAAGGGGAACAAAACATTTAAAACATTTGATTGAAGCCAAAAAAGAAGGTTACGCTGCCGGTGTCCTTTTTATTGTGCAAAGGGAAGACGCAGTAATTTTTTGTCCTAACTGGGAAACGGATAAGGCTTTTTCTGAAGAACTAACCAGAGCTCGGAATGCCGGTGTTGATATATTTGCTTTTAACTGTGAAGTAGGAGTGGATGATATAAAGATAAAGGGAAAAATTAAGGTTTTGTTATAG
- a CDS encoding NAD-dependent protein deacylase, which produces MKGRRVMIQNLQCFNEKIEALKELLTENKKNNVLTGAGISTESGIPDYRSKGTGLWERFDPMKYVSVTALMTDPKKFFDFNIPTWTKYVNAQPNIAHKVIAKLEEMGYIQTVITQNIDGLHIKAGSKRVREVHGHLRTCHCIECKKTFPFEEMSGQYFSGINPPKCSNCGGMLRPDVVLFEDPMGKDYLKALEDMEGCELLVVVGSSLQVYPVADLPSFSKKLVIINKEETPWDRYADLVIHESIGEVFRHLAEIMYINVN; this is translated from the coding sequence ATGAAAGGAAGGAGAGTCATGATACAAAACCTTCAATGTTTTAATGAAAAAATAGAGGCCTTAAAAGAGCTCTTAACAGAGAACAAAAAAAATAATGTATTGACGGGGGCAGGAATTAGCACCGAAAGTGGTATCCCCGATTACCGGAGCAAGGGCACGGGGCTATGGGAAAGATTTGACCCTATGAAATACGTCAGTGTAACAGCGCTTATGACGGATCCAAAAAAGTTCTTTGATTTTAATATACCCACCTGGACAAAATACGTTAATGCACAACCAAATATTGCTCATAAGGTAATAGCAAAGCTTGAAGAAATGGGATACATACAAACAGTAATCACTCAAAATATCGATGGTTTGCATATTAAAGCTGGGTCGAAAAGGGTAAGAGAGGTGCACGGGCATTTAAGGACCTGTCATTGTATTGAATGCAAGAAAACCTTTCCCTTTGAAGAGATGTCTGGCCAGTACTTTTCCGGCATAAATCCTCCCAAATGCAGCAACTGTGGCGGCATGCTCAGGCCTGACGTGGTTTTGTTTGAAGACCCCATGGGAAAGGATTATTTAAAAGCCCTTGAAGATATGGAGGGATGTGAGCTCTTAGTGGTGGTGGGAAGCAGCCTTCAGGTTTACCCCGTAGCGGATCTCCCTTCCTTTTCCAAAAAATTGGTCATCATCAACAAAGAAGAAACCCCCTGGGACAGGTATGCAGACCTTGTAATTCACGAATCCATAGGAGAGGTGTTTAGACATCTTGCAGAAATCATGTACATAAATGTAAATTAG